The Lactobacillus sp. ESL0680 genome has a segment encoding these proteins:
- a CDS encoding phage holin, LLH family, giving the protein MSIKDYLDLGYAGLVVVAIVAYVGVKVYGEHHTIKNKWIAQIPDLAAAFVHEAETTGGDGTKKMDIVITSVVNILTSHGVQIDPTIEAAIKAYAEKEVAKMNANKPTTKPADKAESVDNFDETKVKDEVGTDSNA; this is encoded by the coding sequence ATGAGCATTAAAGATTATTTAGACTTAGGCTATGCAGGATTAGTAGTTGTGGCCATTGTAGCTTATGTTGGTGTTAAGGTTTATGGCGAGCATCACACGATTAAGAATAAATGGATTGCACAAATTCCTGATCTGGCAGCTGCATTTGTTCATGAAGCGGAAACTACTGGCGGTGATGGCACAAAAAAGATGGATATTGTAATCACTAGTGTGGTTAATATCTTAACTAGTCACGGTGTACAAATTGATCCAACCATTGAAGCTGCGATTAAGGCATATGCAGAAAAAGAAGTAGCTAAGATGAATGCCAATAAACCTACTACAAAACCAGCCGATAAAGCAGAATCAGTAGATAATTTTGACGAAACTAAGGTTAAAGATGAAGTAGGAACTGATAGCAATGCTTAA